The Tepidibacter aestuarii genome contains a region encoding:
- a CDS encoding protein-glutamate methylesterase/protein-glutamine glutaminase, with translation MNKIKVLIVDDSAFIRKLIKDILSSDREIEIVDFAKNGKEAIEKLIKNEIDVVTLDIEMPVMDGIDTLKKIMVKKPTSVLMLSSLTKNGADLTIKALELGAVDFITKPSNIFKINNDDMKKLVIDKVKIASRVKQYNKNYNYKIKTIDNVKNDFNKDFNRKENIDNIIAIATSTGGPRALQGVISTLSSEINSPVVIVQHMPAGFTKSLANRLNNMSSLYVKEAEDGELLRNNIVYIAPGNRHMKFKEERNNIRVILDDGEKISGHKPSADAMFYSLCEINIKKLITVVMTGMGSDGSKGLKKLKESKKNIISIAEDESTCVVFGMPKSIINLGLADKVIPINYIGKEINKLMGRF, from the coding sequence ATGAATAAAATAAAAGTATTGATAGTTGATGATTCAGCATTTATAAGAAAACTTATAAAAGATATTTTGTCTTCAGATAGAGAAATAGAGATTGTAGATTTTGCGAAGAATGGCAAAGAAGCTATTGAGAAGTTAATTAAAAATGAAATTGATGTTGTAACACTTGATATTGAAATGCCAGTTATGGATGGTATTGATACATTAAAAAAAATTATGGTAAAAAAACCGACATCTGTCTTGATGTTAAGCAGTCTTACAAAAAATGGGGCTGATTTAACTATAAAGGCATTAGAATTAGGTGCTGTTGATTTTATAACTAAACCATCTAACATTTTTAAAATAAATAATGACGATATGAAAAAATTAGTTATAGATAAAGTAAAAATAGCATCTAGAGTTAAGCAATATAATAAAAATTATAATTACAAAATTAAAACTATTGATAATGTTAAGAATGATTTTAATAAAGACTTTAATAGAAAAGAGAATATAGATAATATAATAGCAATAGCTACATCAACAGGAGGACCTAGGGCTTTACAAGGTGTAATATCTACTTTGTCTAGTGAAATAAATTCTCCGGTAGTTATTGTTCAGCATATGCCTGCTGGGTTTACAAAATCACTGGCCAATAGATTAAACAACATGTCGAGCTTATATGTTAAGGAAGCAGAAGATGGTGAATTATTAAGGAATAATATCGTATATATAGCTCCTGGGAATAGACATATGAAGTTTAAAGAAGAGAGAAACAACATAAGAGTAATATTGGATGATGGTGAAAAGATATCTGGACACAAACCATCTGCAGATGCAATGTTTTATTCATTATGTGAAATAAATATAAAAAAACTAATAACAGTAGTAATGACGGGGATGGGAAGTGATGGTTCTAAAGGATTAAAGAAATTAAAAGAATCAAAAAAAAATATTATATCCATTGCCGAGGATGAGTCGACTTGTGTAGTATTTGGAATGCCCAAGAGTATTATAAATTTAGGTTTAGCAGATAAAGTAATTCCAATTAATTATATAGGGAAAGAAATTAATAAATTAATGGGGAGGTTTTAG
- the rpsB gene encoding 30S ribosomal protein S2, with translation MAVISMKQLLEAGVHFGHQTRRWNPKMSKYIFTERNGIYIIDLQKTVKKVEEAYKFVKEVAETGKPILFVGTKKQAQDAIKDEAERVGMYYVNERWLGGMLTNHKTIKNRIKKLVELEKMEEEGVFEVLPKKEVIKLKHEKEKLEKYLNGIKEMPELPGALFIVDPRKEKIAIQEAHRLGIPVVAIVDTNCDPEEVDYAIPGNDDAIRAVKLITAAMANAIVEGRQVIEEEQEEVQE, from the coding sequence ATGGCAGTTATATCAATGAAACAATTATTAGAAGCAGGTGTACACTTTGGACACCAAACAAGAAGATGGAATCCTAAAATGTCTAAGTATATATTTACTGAGAGAAATGGAATATACATCATCGATTTACAAAAAACAGTTAAGAAGGTTGAAGAAGCTTACAAGTTTGTTAAAGAAGTTGCTGAAACTGGAAAGCCAATATTATTTGTTGGAACTAAAAAACAAGCTCAAGATGCTATAAAAGATGAAGCAGAAAGAGTTGGAATGTACTATGTAAATGAAAGATGGTTAGGTGGAATGTTAACAAACCACAAAACTATTAAAAACAGAATCAAGAAATTAGTAGAATTAGAAAAAATGGAAGAAGAAGGAGTATTTGAAGTTCTTCCTAAGAAAGAAGTTATAAAGTTAAAGCATGAAAAAGAAAAACTAGAAAAATACTTAAATGGAATCAAAGAAATGCCTGAATTACCAGGAGCTTTATTTATAGTTGATCCAAGAAAAGAAAAAATAGCTATACAAGAAGCTCATAGATTAGGGATTCCGGTTGTTGCTATAGTTGATACTAACTGTGATCCAGAAGAAGTAGACTACGCAATTCCAGGTAATGATGATGCTATAAGAGCCGTTAAATTAATAACTGCTGCAATGGCTAATGCAATAGTAGAAGGAAGACAAGTTATAGAGGAAGAGCAAGAAGAAGTACAAGAATAA
- the pyrH gene encoding UMP kinase produces the protein MDKPIYKRVLLKLSGEALAGEMKTGINNEVVNEIALSIKELHEMGVEVAIVVGGGNFWRGRTSEGMDRTTADHIGMLATVMNSLAMQDALENIGVLTRVQNAIEMRQIAEPYIRRKAMRHLEKGRVVIFASGTGNPYFSTDTAAALRAAEIEAEVILLAKKVDGVYDSDPMINPEAKKFDKLSYMEVLKRGLKVMDSTATSLCMDNKIPIRVFGLNNSKNIIDVVQGKNIGTIVEEE, from the coding sequence ATGGATAAACCTATATATAAAAGGGTATTATTAAAGTTAAGTGGAGAAGCTTTAGCTGGAGAAATGAAAACGGGAATAAATAATGAGGTTGTAAATGAAATAGCATTATCTATAAAAGAATTACATGAAATGGGCGTTGAAGTTGCTATAGTTGTAGGAGGTGGCAATTTCTGGAGAGGTAGAACTAGTGAAGGTATGGATAGAACTACTGCTGATCATATAGGAATGCTTGCTACTGTTATGAATTCTTTAGCTATGCAAGATGCACTAGAAAATATAGGGGTTTTAACTAGAGTCCAAAATGCTATCGAGATGAGACAAATTGCAGAACCATACATAAGAAGAAAAGCTATGAGACATTTAGAAAAAGGTAGAGTTGTTATATTTGCATCTGGAACTGGTAATCCTTATTTTTCAACTGATACTGCAGCAGCATTAAGAGCAGCAGAAATAGAGGCAGAAGTTATACTTTTAGCAAAAAAAGTAGATGGTGTATATGATAGTGATCCTATGATAAATCCAGAAGCTAAAAAGTTTGATAAACTTTCATATATGGAAGTACTTAAAAGAGGTTTAAAAGTTATGGATTCTACTGCAACTTCTTTATGCATGGATAATAAAATACCTATAAGGGTATTTGGGTTAAATAATTCTAAAAATATAATTGATGTGGTTCAAGGAAAGAATATAGGAACTATAGTAGAGGAGGAATAA
- a CDS encoding chemotaxis protein CheC, whose product MNFKLENLQDLYIDVLKEIGNIGAGNSATALSKMINSKIDMEVPSIEILDIEKVVEILGGEELIVAGVYLEFYGDINGTILLILDKKSSDNLLSILFGKPCENEFYNDMELSAFQEIGNILASSYINSISAFSNLKVNISVPSVSIDMAGSILSVPAIEYGQVSDKIILIENRLKEGKSEIVGNFFLMPDMDSFKVLFKSLGVLNDE is encoded by the coding sequence ATGAATTTTAAATTAGAAAATTTACAAGATTTATATATAGATGTTCTCAAAGAAATAGGTAATATAGGTGCAGGAAATTCTGCTACCGCTCTTTCTAAAATGATTAATTCTAAAATAGATATGGAGGTTCCTTCTATTGAAATATTAGATATAGAAAAAGTGGTTGAAATTTTAGGTGGAGAAGAATTAATAGTAGCAGGAGTATATTTAGAATTTTATGGAGACATAAATGGAACTATACTTTTAATATTGGATAAAAAATCCAGTGATAATTTATTGAGTATATTGTTTGGGAAACCGTGTGAGAATGAGTTTTATAATGATATGGAATTATCAGCTTTTCAAGAAATAGGAAATATATTGGCTAGCTCATATATAAATTCCATATCAGCTTTTTCTAATCTCAAAGTAAATATATCTGTACCATCTGTAAGTATAGATATGGCAGGCTCTATACTAAGTGTTCCGGCTATAGAGTATGGACAAGTTAGCGATAAAATAATTTTAATAGAAAATAGGTTAAAAGAAGGTAAAAGTGAAATTGTAGGCAATTTTTTCTTAATGCCAGATATGGATTCTTTTAAAGTCTTATTTAAGAGTCTGGGAGTGTTAAATGATGAATAA
- the tsf gene encoding translation elongation factor Ts yields MAITAAMVKEIRVKTGAGMMDCKKALTEVDGDMEKAIDLLREKGLAKAAKKSGRIAAEGLVDMCMSDNNKAAAIVEVNSETDFVAKNDDFKKFVKDMAITVLKTDKTDIESLMTEKYIDSEETVQEVLNSKIATIGENMNVRRFEKFEVENGQIAGYIHGGGKIGVLVALETASDSEDVITLGKDIAMQVAAMNPKYISRDDVDEAYIAHETEILKQQALNEGKPAQIVEKMVVGRLNKQLQEVCLLNQTFVKNPDLTVEKLVKEVATKLGTEIKVANVMRFEVGEGIEKKEENFAEEVAKQLK; encoded by the coding sequence ATGGCAATTACAGCTGCAATGGTAAAAGAGATCAGAGTAAAAACTGGTGCAGGAATGATGGATTGTAAAAAGGCTTTAACTGAAGTAGATGGAGATATGGAAAAAGCGATAGATTTATTAAGAGAAAAGGGACTTGCTAAAGCTGCTAAAAAATCAGGAAGAATAGCTGCTGAAGGTTTAGTAGATATGTGCATGTCTGATAACAATAAAGCAGCAGCTATAGTTGAAGTTAACTCAGAAACAGACTTCGTTGCTAAAAACGATGATTTCAAAAAGTTTGTTAAGGATATGGCTATAACTGTATTAAAAACAGATAAGACTGATATTGAATCTTTAATGACTGAAAAATATATAGATTCAGAAGAAACAGTTCAAGAAGTACTTAACTCTAAGATAGCTACTATCGGAGAAAACATGAATGTGAGAAGATTTGAAAAGTTTGAAGTTGAGAATGGACAAATTGCAGGATATATCCATGGTGGCGGAAAAATAGGAGTATTAGTTGCTTTAGAAACAGCATCTGATTCTGAAGATGTTATAACTTTAGGAAAAGATATAGCTATGCAAGTTGCAGCTATGAATCCTAAATATATATCAAGAGATGATGTAGATGAAGCTTACATAGCTCATGAAACAGAAATATTAAAGCAACAAGCTTTAAATGAAGGAAAGCCAGCTCAAATAGTTGAAAAAATGGTAGTTGGAAGATTAAATAAGCAATTACAAGAAGTATGCTTACTTAACCAAACATTCGTAAAAAACCCTGATTTAACAGTTGAAAAACTTGTTAAAGAGGTTGCTACTAAATTAGGAACTGAAATTAAAGTAGCTAACGTTATGAGATTTGAAGTTGGAGAAGGTATAGAAAAGAAAGAAGAAAACTTTGCAGAAGAGGTTGCTAAGCAACTTAAATAA
- a CDS encoding chemotaxis protein CheW, whose amino-acid sequence MENTQERYVIFKLKSEFYGVNINYVQTIEKMIEITRVPKANPYVKGVINLRGEIVPVIDLRKRFNIESSSYDKDSRIIVNKIDDVLVGFIVDSATEVKEIYKDDIDYSIVDEGFNDGFIKGIGKIEEQIIILIDVNKVLDNRC is encoded by the coding sequence GTGGAAAATACTCAAGAAAGATATGTTATTTTTAAATTAAAGAGTGAGTTTTATGGAGTTAATATAAATTATGTTCAAACCATAGAAAAAATGATTGAAATAACAAGGGTACCTAAGGCAAATCCATATGTAAAGGGAGTTATAAACTTAAGAGGAGAAATAGTACCAGTAATAGATTTAAGAAAAAGGTTCAATATTGAAAGTTCAAGTTATGATAAAGATTCTAGAATTATAGTAAATAAGATAGATGATGTGTTAGTAGGATTTATAGTAGATTCTGCAACAGAAGTAAAAGAAATATACAAAGATGATATAGATTATTCTATAGTTGATGAGGGCTTTAATGATGGTTTTATTAAAGGAATTGGCAAAATAGAAGAACAAATAATAATATTAATAGATGTTAATAAAGTATTAGACAATAGATGTTAA
- the frr gene encoding ribosome recycling factor codes for MKLEVHKVLEEKMGKTMSVLKEELGVIRAGRANPGMLDRVMVDYYGSQTPLKQVATVSAPEPRCLVIQPWDMTALGSIEKAIQLADLGFNPTNDGKMIRIVIPQLTEERRKDLFKLASKTAENAKVALRNERRDANDKLKKMQKDSEITEDDLKKAQDEVQKITDKNIKLVDELLVKKENEIMEV; via the coding sequence ATGAAATTAGAAGTTCATAAGGTTTTAGAAGAAAAAATGGGAAAAACAATGTCTGTTTTAAAAGAAGAATTAGGAGTAATAAGAGCTGGAAGAGCCAATCCTGGAATGCTTGATAGAGTTATGGTAGATTATTATGGATCTCAAACTCCACTTAAGCAAGTAGCTACTGTATCGGCTCCAGAGCCTAGATGTCTAGTTATACAGCCGTGGGATATGACAGCTCTTGGAAGTATTGAAAAGGCTATTCAACTTGCTGATTTAGGATTCAATCCAACTAATGATGGTAAGATGATAAGAATAGTAATTCCTCAACTTACAGAAGAAAGAAGAAAAGATTTATTTAAACTTGCTAGTAAGACTGCAGAAAATGCTAAGGTAGCTCTTAGAAATGAAAGAAGAGATGCTAACGATAAGCTAAAGAAAATGCAAAAGGATTCTGAAATAACAGAAGATGATTTAAAAAAGGCGCAAGATGAAGTACAAAAAATAACGGACAAAAATATAAAATTAGTAGATGAAC
- a CDS encoding chemotaxis protein CheD produces MNNLIKVGMADYKIGKDYDSLITLGLGSCVGIVLYDKFKKIGGMAHIMLPNSKDIKNNSNKAKFADTALKEMLNDMIKQGASKNRMIAKIAGGAQMFNISIKSDTLNIGKRNVEAVKSILSEYRIYIISEDVLGNHGRTIEFNCTNGELSIKTIGKGKKII; encoded by the coding sequence ATGAATAATCTTATAAAAGTTGGTATGGCGGATTATAAAATAGGAAAAGATTATGATTCTTTAATAACCTTAGGATTAGGATCCTGTGTAGGAATTGTTTTATATGATAAGTTTAAAAAAATCGGAGGAATGGCACATATAATGCTTCCAAACAGCAAAGATATAAAAAATAATTCAAACAAGGCTAAATTTGCTGATACAGCATTAAAAGAAATGCTAAATGATATGATTAAACAAGGTGCTTCAAAAAACAGAATGATAGCTAAAATAGCAGGAGGAGCACAGATGTTTAATATATCAATAAAAAGCGATACTTTGAATATAGGCAAAAGGAATGTTGAAGCGGTAAAATCAATATTGTCTGAATATAGAATCTATATTATATCTGAAGATGTATTAGGTAATCATGGTAGAACTATAGAATTTAACTGTACCAATGGAGAATTGTCGATAAAGACAATAGGAAAAGGCAAAAAAATAATATAA
- a CDS encoding chemotaxis protein CheA, whose translation MFDLEQYIDMFLDESKEHLDNLNQRLLDLENDASNIEIVNEIFRIAHTLKGMSSTMGFTKMANLTHKMENVLDDIRSNKLNINTNIIDILFEGLDILEGFVKNIENEGSESDKSIENILSRLEKIENIENAGSDDLNIQNEEIEDEWNYVNDIVGKAKAEGLNVYDLKITLDESCMLKSARAFLVFKTVEEDGEIIYSNPCVEDIEDEKFSNSFDVTVVTKLDESILIDKIKNISEISEVEITEVTDIKISDHAEHNEEIVKDDIENKNESQIKNINAGNEIQSKSKKGKTGKTVRVDIDRLDNLMNLVSELIIVKTRLEDIDVSSKTQNMNEAIEYLETITTSLHDAVTKVRMVPIERVFNRFPRMIRDLSKELNKEINLIMEGEDTEVDRTVIDEIGDPLIHLLRNSIDHGIETPEIRKSLNKNEVGTVTLSSYPDGNNVVIEVCDDGAGINVEKIKNKAIKKGIITKEQSLVMDDKDAANLIFSPGFSTADKISDISGRGVGLDVVKTKIEALGGIVELETQINIGTRFIIRLPLTLAIIQALLVMVGSEKYAIPLNNIKEITNINKKDIRNVEGKDIVLYRENTLPLVDLANVIDTQKEGVEYGDESTVVVVKKGDKDLGIIVDKLIGQQEIVIKSLGKYLSGINFIAGATILGNGSVALIIDTNSLF comes from the coding sequence ATGTTTGATTTAGAACAATATATAGATATGTTTTTAGACGAATCAAAAGAACATTTGGATAATTTAAACCAGAGATTATTAGATTTAGAAAATGATGCTTCTAATATAGAAATAGTGAATGAGATATTCAGAATAGCCCATACGTTAAAAGGAATGTCTTCTACTATGGGATTTACAAAAATGGCTAATCTTACTCATAAAATGGAAAATGTACTTGATGATATAAGAAGTAACAAACTGAATATAAACACAAACATAATAGACATTCTATTTGAAGGATTAGATATATTGGAAGGATTTGTTAAAAATATAGAAAATGAAGGTTCTGAATCAGACAAATCTATAGAAAATATATTAAGTAGATTAGAAAAAATAGAAAATATAGAAAATGCAGGATCGGATGATTTGAACATACAAAATGAAGAAATTGAAGATGAATGGAATTATGTAAATGATATAGTAGGCAAAGCTAAAGCTGAGGGTTTAAATGTATATGATTTAAAAATAACTTTAGATGAAAGCTGTATGCTAAAATCAGCTAGAGCATTTTTAGTATTTAAAACAGTGGAAGAAGATGGAGAAATAATATACTCAAATCCTTGTGTTGAAGATATAGAAGATGAAAAATTTTCAAATTCTTTTGATGTAACAGTTGTTACAAAATTGGATGAGAGTATTTTAATAGATAAAATCAAAAATATATCTGAAATAAGTGAAGTCGAAATAACAGAAGTAACAGATATAAAAATCAGTGATCACGCTGAACATAATGAAGAAATTGTAAAAGATGATATAGAGAATAAAAATGAATCTCAGATTAAGAATATAAATGCTGGTAACGAAATACAAAGTAAATCAAAAAAAGGAAAAACAGGAAAAACTGTAAGGGTAGATATAGACAGATTAGATAATTTAATGAATTTAGTTAGTGAACTTATAATAGTAAAAACTAGATTGGAGGATATAGATGTATCTTCTAAAACTCAAAATATGAATGAAGCAATAGAATATTTAGAAACGATAACAACTAGTCTGCATGATGCTGTGACTAAAGTTAGAATGGTTCCTATTGAAAGAGTATTTAATAGATTCCCAAGAATGATAAGAGATTTATCAAAAGAATTAAATAAAGAAATTAATTTGATAATGGAGGGTGAAGATACCGAAGTCGATAGAACTGTAATAGATGAAATTGGAGATCCTCTTATACATCTTTTAAGAAATTCCATAGATCATGGAATAGAAACACCTGAAATTAGAAAATCTTTAAATAAAAATGAGGTTGGAACAGTTACACTGTCTTCTTATCCAGACGGGAATAATGTTGTTATAGAAGTTTGTGATGATGGAGCAGGAATAAATGTTGAAAAGATAAAAAATAAAGCTATAAAAAAAGGTATAATAACTAAAGAGCAATCGCTTGTAATGGATGACAAAGATGCTGCAAACTTGATTTTCTCGCCTGGATTTAGTACAGCGGATAAAATATCTGATATATCTGGACGTGGTGTAGGTCTTGATGTAGTTAAAACAAAAATAGAAGCATTAGGAGGTATTGTAGAGCTAGAGACTCAAATTAATATAGGTACTAGATTTATTATTAGACTACCGTTGACACTAGCAATAATTCAAGCATTATTAGTTATGGTTGGAAGTGAAAAATATGCAATACCATTAAACAATATAAAAGAAATAACTAATATAAACAAAAAAGATATAAGAAATGTAGAAGGAAAAGATATTGTTTTATACAGAGAAAATACTCTTCCGCTTGTAGATTTAGCAAATGTAATAGACACACAAAAAGAAGGTGTAGAATACGGTGACGAATCTACTGTTGTAGTTGTAAAAAAAGGAGATAAAGATTTAGGTATAATAGTGGACAAGCTTATAGGACAACAAGAGATAGTAATAAAATCATTAGGAAAATATTTAAGTGGTATTAATTTTATAGCAGGTGCTACAATTTTAGGGAATGGTAGTGTAGCACTTATAATAGATACAAATTCTCTATTTTAA
- a CDS encoding sigma-70 family RNA polymerase sigma factor, giving the protein MGREDVWVRYKNSKSLEEKNELKKEIILEYINLVKIISGRLYNYYGANIEYDDLMSYGVIGLIDAIGKYDYTKNIKFQTYASVRIRGAIIDEIRNLDWIPRSIRQKSKLMKDTYSRLENKLGREPSIRELSDELGKNDEEVLKILEETNIYNLVSLEEELSENLKIQIKDISTDINPEESLLKKDTIKNLKLALDTLNEREQLIVNLYYYEELTYKEIGKVLNISESRISQIHSKAILKIKSKLEFI; this is encoded by the coding sequence ATGGGTAGAGAAGATGTGTGGGTTAGATATAAAAATTCCAAAAGTCTTGAAGAAAAAAATGAATTGAAAAAAGAAATTATATTGGAGTATATAAATTTAGTTAAAATAATTTCGGGTAGGCTCTACAATTATTATGGAGCTAATATCGAATATGACGACTTGATGAGTTATGGGGTTATAGGTCTTATAGATGCTATAGGAAAATATGACTACACAAAAAATATAAAATTTCAAACATATGCATCTGTTAGAATAAGAGGTGCCATAATAGATGAAATAAGAAATTTAGATTGGATACCAAGGTCTATAAGACAAAAATCAAAACTTATGAAGGATACTTATTCTAGGTTAGAAAATAAATTAGGAAGAGAACCATCTATAAGAGAACTCAGCGATGAACTTGGAAAAAATGATGAAGAAGTATTAAAAATATTAGAAGAAACTAATATATATAATCTTGTTTCGCTAGAAGAAGAATTAAGTGAAAATTTAAAGATACAAATAAAAGATATTTCTACTGATATTAATCCCGAAGAATCGTTGTTAAAAAAAGATACAATAAAAAATTTAAAATTAGCATTGGATACCCTGAATGAAAGAGAACAGTTAATAGTTAATTTATACTACTATGAAGAATTAACATATAAAGAAATAGGCAAGGTGCTGAATATATCTGAATCTAGAATATCTCAAATTCATAGTAAGGCCATATTGAAAATAAAATCAAAATTGGAATTTATTTAA